One Cryptomeria japonica chromosome 9, Sugi_1.0, whole genome shotgun sequence genomic window carries:
- the LOC131054154 gene encoding transcription factor MYB86: MGCRSCCRHRKDLCSFRYGCWSANPNPNLADLQRCGQKCRMQWMNYLKPCLKRGAFSLPQQNRIFKAPSAVGNRWPLKAKLLPGRTDSKIGKIWNSCVKKKQIHMGIDQNNHRPNNSLIALQIREKIASDTENNIEDSTKETDIQIVNSKAVAGSCRSIRSPCHISNFDVTVAVHELLEEDNSYDLNILVESAQDLSCYKKAELANWSGLDSQTERDATETLIWENLPALIEEEESGAPYMKVNKMGES; the protein is encoded by the exons ATGGGTTGCAGGTCGTGTTGCCGCCATAGGAAGGATCTTTGCTCTTTTAGGTATGGGTGTTGGAGCgcgaaccctaaccctaacttggcTG ATCTTCAGAGATGTGGGCAAAAATGCAGAATGCAATGGATGAACTACCTGAAACCATGTCTGAAACGAGGTGCCTTCTCCCTCCCTCAACAAAATCGCATCTTTAAAGCACCCTCAGCAGTTGGAAATAG GTGGCCCTTGAAAGCCAAGCTACTTCCTGGCAGAACAGACAGCAAGATTGGAAAAATCTGGAATTCTTGCGTTAAGAAGAAACAAATTCATATGGGCATTGATCAGAACAATCATAGACCCAATAATTCATTGATTGCTTTGCAGATCAGGGAAAAAATTGCATCTGACACTGAGAATAATATTGAAGACTCCACTAAGGAGACAGACATCCAAATTGTTAATTCAAAGGCTGTTGCTGGAAGCTGCAGGAGCATCCGATCTCCCTGTcacatttcaaattttgatgtgACAGTAGCAGTACATGAGCTTCTAGAAGAAGATAATTCTTATGATCTGAATATCTTAGTAGAGTCAGCACAAGATTTGAGCTGTTATAAAAAGGCAGAGCTGGCAAATTGGTCTGGGCTTGATTCTCAAACTGAAAGAGATGCCACTGAAACGTTGATTTGGGAAAACCTCCCTGCcctgatagaagaagaagaatctggTGCACCATATATGAAGGTGAATAAAATGGGCGAGAGCTGA